One window from the genome of Streptococcus salivarius encodes:
- the argS gene encoding arginine--tRNA ligase: MNTKELIAAEIAKVVPELEQENIQSLLETPKNADMGDLAFPAFSLAKVLRKAPQMIAADIAEKIDASNFEKVEAVGPYINFFLDKSKISADVLGQVIAQGSHYADQNIGHGRNIAFDMSSPNIAKPFSIGHLRSTVIADALANIVAKQGYKPVRINHLGDWGKQFGMLIVAYKKWGSEEAVKANPINELLQLYVRINAEAEEDPSVDEEAREWFRKLEAGDEEATALWQWFRDESLVEFNRLYDELGVSFDSYNGEAFYNDKMDEVVDILTEKGLLQESQGAQVVNLEKYGIEHPALIKKSDGATLYITRDLAAALYRKRTYDFAKAIYVVGNEQSAHFKQLKAVLKEMGYDWSDEMTHVAFGLVTKNGKKLSTRKGNVILLEPTIAEAVNRAQAQIEAKNPNLPNKEAVAHAVGVGAIKFYDLKTDRMNGYDFDLDAMVSFEGETGPYVQYAHARIQSILRKANFTPSADATYSLNDVESWEIIKLIQDFPRIINRASDNFEPSIVAKFAISLAQAFNKYYAHTRILDESPERDSRLALCYATATALKEALRLLGVEAPDEM; encoded by the coding sequence GAAACCCCTAAAAATGCTGACATGGGGGACCTTGCCTTCCCTGCCTTCTCATTGGCTAAAGTCTTACGCAAGGCTCCTCAAATGATTGCAGCAGACATCGCTGAAAAAATTGATGCTTCAAACTTTGAAAAAGTTGAAGCTGTTGGTCCTTACATCAACTTCTTCCTTGATAAATCAAAAATCTCAGCGGACGTTCTTGGACAAGTCATCGCTCAAGGCAGCCACTACGCTGACCAAAACATCGGTCACGGACGTAACATTGCCTTTGATATGTCTAGTCCTAACATCGCTAAACCTTTCTCTATCGGTCACTTGCGTTCAACAGTTATCGCTGACGCTCTTGCTAACATCGTAGCTAAACAAGGCTACAAACCAGTCCGCATCAACCACTTGGGTGACTGGGGTAAACAGTTTGGTATGCTGATTGTTGCCTATAAGAAATGGGGTAGCGAAGAAGCTGTCAAAGCCAACCCTATCAATGAACTCCTTCAACTTTATGTGCGTATCAATGCTGAAGCTGAAGAAGACCCTTCTGTAGACGAAGAAGCTCGTGAATGGTTCCGTAAATTGGAGGCTGGTGACGAGGAAGCAACTGCCCTCTGGCAATGGTTCCGTGACGAAAGCTTAGTAGAATTCAACCGTCTCTATGATGAACTTGGTGTTTCTTTTGATAGCTACAACGGTGAAGCCTTCTACAATGATAAGATGGATGAAGTCGTTGACATCTTGACTGAAAAAGGACTTCTCCAAGAATCTCAAGGTGCCCAAGTGGTTAACCTTGAAAAATACGGTATCGAACACCCAGCCCTCATCAAAAAATCAGATGGTGCGACACTCTACATCACACGTGACTTGGCTGCTGCCCTCTACCGTAAACGTACTTACGACTTTGCCAAAGCCATCTATGTGGTTGGTAATGAACAATCTGCCCATTTCAAACAGTTGAAAGCTGTTCTTAAAGAAATGGGTTACGACTGGTCTGACGAAATGACTCACGTTGCCTTTGGTCTAGTAACTAAGAACGGTAAGAAATTGTCAACTCGTAAGGGTAACGTTATCTTACTTGAGCCAACTATCGCTGAAGCTGTTAACCGTGCTCAAGCTCAAATCGAAGCTAAGAATCCAAACTTGCCTAACAAGGAAGCTGTTGCCCACGCTGTTGGTGTCGGAGCTATCAAGTTCTACGACCTTAAAACAGACCGCATGAATGGTTATGACTTCGACCTTGATGCCATGGTATCCTTCGAGGGGGAAACTGGACCTTACGTACAGTATGCTCACGCTCGTATCCAATCTATCTTGCGCAAGGCTAACTTCACGCCATCTGCAGATGCCACATACAGCCTAAACGACGTTGAAAGCTGGGAAATCATCAAACTCATCCAAGACTTCCCACGTATCATCAACCGTGCATCAGACAACTTTGAACCATCTATCGTTGCTAAATTTGCTATCAGCTTGGCTCAAGCCTTTAACAAATACTATGCCCATACACGTATCTTGGACGAAAGCCCAGAACGTGACAGCCGTTTGGCTCTTTGCTACGCAACAGCAACAGCCCTCAAAGAAGCACTTCGCCTTCTCGGTGTTGAAGCTCCAGACGAGATGTAA
- a CDS encoding ketopantoate reductase family protein codes for MRIAILGLGVIGTTYAYAFQKAGHQVEHVLRDSKKNNAPKELLVDLLDGRYHSKGENKHDTYEVHVAEAHSEYDFIFLSVRHGFVKEAVETLRKNNIKGTLVFFCNFWNTRKEVQEWAGDYDYILAFPTAGGHMHEDHLDGVLFDHLMLEGEQKADISNYADLTDLLTSADLKWEVPHDMVEWIWIHMAINAGVTSTAARSGNLENPEQLALNLMNSSSELSLAIKAIQEALKVVEARGVNLKLYKAELLPYKIPAWIAGKAMKVMFAKNELTRKIMTLHNDKQDIFYCCQSVYQTGQELGVDMPILEANMKGISI; via the coding sequence GTGAGAATAGCAATCCTAGGACTCGGAGTTATCGGGACCACTTACGCCTACGCTTTTCAAAAAGCAGGCCATCAAGTGGAACACGTACTTAGAGATAGTAAGAAAAACAATGCTCCCAAGGAGTTGTTGGTTGATCTACTAGATGGTCGCTATCATTCCAAAGGTGAGAACAAACACGACACCTATGAAGTTCATGTGGCAGAAGCTCATTCAGAATATGATTTTATTTTTCTGAGTGTGCGTCATGGTTTTGTCAAAGAAGCCGTGGAAACCTTGCGAAAAAATAATATCAAAGGCACCCTCGTTTTCTTCTGCAATTTCTGGAATACACGAAAAGAGGTTCAAGAGTGGGCAGGAGATTACGACTATATTCTGGCTTTTCCGACAGCGGGCGGTCATATGCATGAGGACCATTTGGATGGTGTCTTGTTCGACCATTTAATGCTAGAAGGTGAGCAAAAAGCAGACATTTCTAACTATGCTGATCTGACAGATTTATTGACTTCTGCAGATTTGAAGTGGGAAGTTCCTCATGATATGGTCGAGTGGATTTGGATTCACATGGCGATTAATGCGGGTGTTACTTCGACAGCTGCTCGTTCAGGAAATTTGGAAAATCCAGAACAGCTGGCTCTGAATTTGATGAATAGTTCTTCGGAATTGTCATTGGCCATCAAGGCCATTCAAGAGGCTTTGAAAGTCGTAGAAGCGCGTGGCGTAAATTTGAAGCTTTATAAGGCAGAACTCTTGCCATACAAAATTCCCGCTTGGATTGCAGGAAAAGCCATGAAAGTCATGTTTGCGAAAAATGAGCTGACCCGAAAAATCATGACCTTACACAATGATAAACAGGATATTTTCTACTGTTGTCAAAGTGTCTATCAGACCGGTCAGGAGTTAGGTGTGGACATGCCCATTCTAGAAGCAAACATGAAGGGAATTTCGATTTAG
- the purB gene encoding adenylosuccinate lyase has product MIERYSRPEMANIWSEENKYRAWLEVEILADEAWAELGEIPKEDVALIREKADFDIDRILEIEQQTRHDVVAFTRAVSETLGEERKWVHYGLTSTDVVDTAYGYLYKQANEIIRRDLENFTKIVADKAKEHKFTIMMGRTHGVHAEPTTFGLKLATWYSEMKRNIERFEHAAAGVEAGKISGAVGNFANIPPFVEKYVCDKLGIRAQEISTQVLPRDLHAEYFAVLASIATSIERMATEIRGLQKSEQREVEEFFAKGQKGSSAMPHKRNPIGSENMTGLARVIRGHMVTAYENVALWHERDISHSSAERIITPDTTILIDYMLNRFGNIVKNLTVFPENMIRNMNSTFGLIFSQRAMLTLIEKGMTREQAYDLVQPKTAQSWDNQVDFKPLLEADPEVTSRLTQEEIDEIFNPVYYTKRVDEIFERIGLGD; this is encoded by the coding sequence ATGATCGAACGTTACTCTCGCCCAGAAATGGCGAACATTTGGAGTGAAGAAAATAAATACCGTGCTTGGCTTGAGGTGGAAATCTTGGCTGACGAAGCATGGGCTGAGTTGGGAGAAATCCCTAAGGAAGATGTAGCTTTGATTCGTGAAAAAGCGGACTTTGACATCGACCGTATTTTGGAAATCGAGCAGCAAACGCGTCACGATGTGGTTGCCTTCACACGTGCGGTTTCTGAAACGCTTGGCGAAGAGCGCAAGTGGGTTCACTATGGTTTGACATCTACTGACGTGGTAGATACGGCCTATGGTTACCTCTACAAGCAAGCCAATGAAATTATCCGTCGTGACCTTGAAAACTTCACTAAAATCGTGGCAGATAAGGCGAAAGAACACAAATTCACCATCATGATGGGTCGTACCCACGGTGTGCACGCTGAGCCTACAACATTTGGTCTTAAATTGGCCACTTGGTATAGCGAAATGAAACGTAACATCGAGCGTTTCGAGCATGCTGCTGCTGGTGTGGAAGCTGGTAAGATTTCTGGTGCGGTTGGGAACTTTGCCAACATCCCACCATTCGTTGAAAAATACGTCTGCGACAAGCTTGGTATCCGTGCTCAAGAAATCTCTACACAGGTACTTCCTCGTGACCTTCACGCTGAGTACTTTGCAGTTCTTGCTAGCATCGCAACTTCTATCGAGCGTATGGCGACTGAGATCCGTGGTCTTCAAAAATCAGAACAACGTGAAGTGGAAGAGTTCTTTGCCAAAGGACAAAAAGGGTCTTCAGCAATGCCTCACAAACGTAACCCAATCGGTTCTGAAAACATGACAGGTCTTGCGCGTGTTATCCGTGGTCACATGGTCACAGCCTATGAAAATGTTGCTCTTTGGCACGAACGTGACATCTCTCACTCATCAGCTGAGCGCATCATCACACCAGACACGACTATCTTGATTGACTACATGCTTAACCGTTTTGGAAATATCGTCAAGAACTTGACGGTCTTCCCAGAAAACATGATCCGCAACATGAACTCTACATTTGGTTTGATCTTCAGCCAACGTGCGATGCTTACTTTGATTGAAAAAGGCATGACGCGTGAGCAAGCTTACGACCTTGTTCAACCAAAGACTGCTCAATCATGGGATAACCAAGTAGACTTCAAACCACTTCTTGAAGCAGATCCAGAGGTAACTTCTCGCCTCACCCAAGAAGAAATCGACGAAATTTTCAACCCTGTTTACTACACTAAACGTGTTGATGAAATCTTTGAACGCATTGGTTTGGGTGACTAA
- a CDS encoding phosphoribosylaminoimidazole carboxylase, which translates to MIQLIVNAFVEKDKTGAVVEVLYASSNHEKVRAKYEELIAQYPENYLAIYDLPMDTDLNTLDHYPSVWIGKEEFE; encoded by the coding sequence ATGATTCAACTCATCGTCAACGCATTTGTTGAAAAAGATAAGACTGGAGCAGTCGTCGAAGTCTTGTATGCTAGTAGCAATCACGAAAAAGTGAGAGCTAAGTATGAAGAGTTGATTGCTCAATATCCTGAAAACTATTTAGCTATCTATGATTTGCCGATGGATACTGATTTGAATACACTGGATCACTATCCATCAGTGTGGATTGGGAAAGAGGAGTTTGAATAG
- a CDS encoding DUF4041 domain-containing protein, producing the protein MSIFNFGKPKDEALENKIQRLNQEIAIQKAKLADLKAQIKIADEIVSLNTELSQKRSELFAIQNEISLANDTLGLQEFGFFERQYKFSDSTKYKEALDNLRKQQKDLVKSGQAGRIIVPMLLDNNKSKGKAMQNQLIKAAIRGFNGEADALLVKVSVSNVEKKIQALKKAFQQLNRMYSRNQIEITIPYLNLKIEELRLAAEFELQKQEEKELLREQRAKEREDKKLQAEIKARRKQLEKDRTHFKNMVSKVEELLKNATGEELEELQRQLSEYQDKLSELDEIEEDIDYREGHATAGYVYVISNIGSFGEDVYKIGVTRRLEPLERIRELSSASVPFQFDVHALIFSEEAFALETELHNQLSEYKVNKVNNRKEYFKVPFEKIKALLDKHEELTIELNENAEAFEYRQTLLKG; encoded by the coding sequence ATGTCGATATTTAATTTTGGAAAACCCAAAGATGAAGCTTTAGAAAATAAAATTCAGAGATTAAATCAAGAGATTGCTATTCAAAAAGCAAAATTGGCAGATTTAAAAGCTCAAATAAAGATAGCAGACGAGATAGTCTCATTAAATACGGAGTTATCTCAGAAGCGGTCAGAATTATTTGCTATTCAGAACGAGATTTCTTTAGCTAATGACACACTTGGATTACAAGAGTTTGGATTCTTTGAGAGACAGTATAAGTTTTCCGATAGCACAAAATATAAGGAAGCTTTGGATAATTTGCGAAAACAGCAGAAAGATTTAGTTAAATCTGGTCAGGCTGGTAGAATTATAGTACCTATGCTTTTAGATAATAATAAAAGCAAGGGGAAGGCAATGCAGAATCAGCTTATTAAAGCGGCTATTCGTGGTTTTAATGGTGAAGCGGATGCCTTGTTAGTAAAAGTTTCTGTTTCGAATGTTGAAAAGAAAATTCAGGCATTGAAGAAAGCATTCCAACAACTGAATAGAATGTATTCACGTAATCAAATTGAAATAACGATACCCTATCTAAATTTAAAAATTGAAGAATTGCGCCTAGCTGCTGAGTTTGAATTACAGAAGCAAGAAGAAAAAGAATTGCTTCGTGAGCAAAGAGCAAAAGAGCGTGAGGACAAAAAACTTCAGGCTGAAATTAAAGCACGTCGAAAGCAATTGGAAAAAGATAGAACCCACTTTAAAAATATGGTTTCTAAGGTTGAGGAACTTTTGAAAAATGCTACTGGTGAGGAGCTTGAAGAACTTCAGAGACAGTTATCTGAGTATCAAGATAAATTATCCGAACTAGATGAAATCGAAGAAGATATTGATTATCGTGAAGGTCATGCAACTGCAGGCTACGTATATGTTATTTCTAACATTGGTTCCTTTGGTGAAGATGTTTATAAAATTGGAGTTACTCGTCGTTTAGAACCTCTTGAACGCATCAGGGAATTAAGTAGCGCATCAGTACCTTTTCAATTTGATGTCCATGCTTTGATTTTTAGTGAAGAAGCTTTTGCATTAGAGACTGAATTACATAATCAACTTAGTGAGTATAAGGTTAATAAAGTAAATAACCGTAAAGAGTACTTCAAGGTTCCATTTGAAAAAATTAAGGCACTTTTAGATAAACACGAAGAGTTGACTATAGAATTAAATGAGAACGCTGAAGCATTCGAATATAGACAGACTCTACTGAAGGGGTAG